The genome window GCATTCAAGAAGAGATTCCTGACTGTTTACTGGATAAATCTCTCTATGAATTTTGCATATACAGGCCTTGTGATAAAAATTCCTATAAGTACCCCTATAATGGTAGTGAATGCAAAACCTGCCAGGATTCCGATTCCAGCATAGCCTCTGCTGAATCCTATATATGCCAGTGGAAGCATAGCAGCGATGAGGGTTGCAGCAGATGTAAAGACTATGAAAAATGCCCCTTTAATCCTCATTCTCATAGTGGCACTTCTTCTTTTGGATTCTTTGCTTTCTTTTGATCCTTTTTTCTTTAAAACTTCATCAGTGATGATTAACTGGTCATCTACCCCCGTACCTATAGCTGCAATAATACCTGCAATAGCCGGTAAATCTATATTCCACCTTATTACAGATGCTACTCCAAGAATTAAAAGTAATTCCACAAGACTTGTGAGTATTATTGGGATTACAAGCAAAGGAATTCTGTAACGTAAAAAGATGATAATAGACACCACTATAACTGCAAGTAAACCTGCAACCAACGCCCCTGTTCTAAACTGGTCTCCCAGTTCAGCTGAAACACTGTTAACTCCAGCAACACTAACCTTTACTGGTAAAGCCCCAGATTGCAGCACTGCTTGTATGTTCCTGGCTTCATTTTCAGCAGCTTCCCTGGTTTCTGCCGTTCCTGAGACTTCAACCTCTGTTGTAGGCGTCCCTGTTGCAAGGCCTTCGCTTAAAACAGGGGATGAAACCAATTGATTATCAAGATACATTTCAACCGGCTG of Methanobacterium bryantii contains these proteins:
- a CDS encoding preprotein translocase subunit SecD, which codes for MSEIADFLKDYRVILLIVLAIGSIISISVLGIQQGLDLEGGSVIQIHLEHPVDQDTMNTVVTVLDRRLNIFGVRDINVRASGNQDVIVEIAGVRPEEVTNIVGTPGVFEARIDNQTALTGTDITNVRPYQVTGTQWSVPFTVSTTGANRFAQVAQGKAGQPVEMYLDNQLVSSPVLSEGLATGTPTTEVEVSGTAETREAAENEARNIQAVLQSGALPVKVSVAGVNSVSAELGDQFRTGALVAGLLAVIVVSIIIFLRYRIPLLVIPIILTSLVELLLILGVASVIRWNIDLPAIAGIIAAIGTGVDDQLIITDEVLKKKGSKESKESKRRSATMRMRIKGAFFIVFTSAATLIAAMLPLAYIGFSRGYAGIGILAGFAFTTIIGVLIGIFITRPVYAKFIERFIQ